In Streptomyces sp. NBC_01231, the sequence TGGGCGACCGTCCCCGCACCCCGCTCAAGGAACGTGTCGGCGGTCTGACCGAACGGGAGACGGAGGTGCTGGCACTGATCGCGCAGGGCCTGTCGAACGCGGAGATCGCCGAGCGTCTCGTCGTCGCCGAGCAGACGGTGAAGACGCACGTGGGCCGCATCCTGGTGAAGCTGGGCCTGCGCGACCGCACCCAGGCGGCGGTGTTCGCGTACGAGTCGGGACTGGTGCGTCCGGCCGGGTACTGAATGACCTGCGCCGACCACCGAACTGGCCCTGGCGGAAGGCGCCTCGCTCCTGCGGCCGGAGTCGCCGGCATCCGTACCGGCGGGGCTGCCGGTATCCGTAGTACCTGAGAGGGATGCCGAAGGACCCCTCTCACTGGTGACGACCGCGGCCTTGTCCTCCACCTACCGTTCTGTATGTGACCGAGACGACCCAGACGCACTCCACGCCGCAGGGCGGAACCAGAGCGCGCAGCCCTGAGTACCGGCTGGCCGCGGACGCCCTGCGCGGCCTGCGACAGGAACTGTTCACCGACGCCTTCGCCTATGACCCGCTGCCCCGGATGCGCGTCGACGGCCCTGTGACCAGGCGGCTGCCGGGCCGACTGCGGGACTGGGCGGCCTGGACCCCGCACGCGGTGGTGGCGTTCGCCGGACTGCTGGTGGCGATCATCGCCGCGTCCGCCTCCGCGGCCGACGGCAGCGGAGGCCTCGGTTGGCTGACCGCGCTGATGGCCCTGTTCCCGGTCCTGCTGGTGCTGCTGCGTCCGACCGGCGCGTTCTGGATCTCGATGGCGGCCACCCCGTTCGTCGCGGTGCTGGGCAACAGCTACGACGACTGGCCGTGGCCGACCGGCAGCTTCGCCTCCCACCTGGTCGTCCTGACGGTCGCGGCCGTCCGGACCGGGCCCCGCACGGCGGCCTGGATGTGGATCATGAGCGGGGTCTACGGCATGGGGTCGGAGTCCATCCTCGGTGCGGGCCACTACTCCTCGAACACCGGGCCCATGCTGGTCGTCTCCGCTCTGCTCCTCCTCGTCGTCGCCGTCTGGCACGTACGGCGGACGGCCGAGAAGGAGGTGACGGCCCAGCAGACGGTGACCGAGCACGAGCGTTCCCGCCGCACCCTGCTGGAGGAGCGCACGACGATCGCCCGCGAACTGCACGACGTGGTCGCGCACCACATGTCCGTCGTCGCCATCCAGGCGGAGGCCGCCCCCTACCGGGTGGAGAACCCTCCACCGGAGCTGGAGCGCGCCTTCGCCACGATCAGGGAGAACGCGGTGGCGGCCCTCACCGAACTACGTCGGGTCCTGGGCGTGGTCCGCGCCGAGGACTACGAGGCCCCGGATGCCCCGCAACCCACCCTCGCCGACCTGGACGCGCTCCTCGCCAATGTGCGGGACACGGGCCTCAGCGTCGACAAGACGGTGACCGGAGCGGTGCGCGAGCTGCCCCAGGGCGTGGAGCTGTCGGCGTACCGGATCGTGCAGGAGGCGCTGAGCAACAGCTTGCGGCACGCGCCGGGGGCCGGCGCCAGGGTGGAGATCGGGTACGTCCTGGGTGGGCTGGGGTTGCGGATAGTCAACGGCC encodes:
- a CDS encoding histidine kinase, with the translated sequence MTETTQTHSTPQGGTRARSPEYRLAADALRGLRQELFTDAFAYDPLPRMRVDGPVTRRLPGRLRDWAAWTPHAVVAFAGLLVAIIAASASAADGSGGLGWLTALMALFPVLLVLLRPTGAFWISMAATPFVAVLGNSYDDWPWPTGSFASHLVVLTVAAVRTGPRTAAWMWIMSGVYGMGSESILGAGHYSSNTGPMLVVSALLLLVVAVWHVRRTAEKEVTAQQTVTEHERSRRTLLEERTTIARELHDVVAHHMSVVAIQAEAAPYRVENPPPELERAFATIRENAVAALTELRRVLGVVRAEDYEAPDAPQPTLADLDALLANVRDTGLSVDKTVTGAVRELPQGVELSAYRIVQEALSNSLRHAPGAGARVEIGYVLGGLGLRIVNGPPPEPSLVKPSPGAGHGITGMRERVSMLNGEMTAGPAEDGGYEVAVFLPVTAVSEGDA